Proteins found in one Fodinibius saliphilus genomic segment:
- the priA gene encoding replication restart helicase PriA, whose translation MPTYADIVFPTAVRQSFTYSLPASLDEKAQVGKRVWVPLQKHKAIGMIVKIHNEKPEFNTREVQQVLDERPVLSQEMLRLTRWIYRFYYCGWGETIQAALPLGLNFYAEEYLKVTCSDIPSYLDEQQKEIIEEITAQNSYQLKEAQKRWGDETIKKLVGQKLLEIREEPVTKMSPSTDKLWDWTDKFSPKKIDEFIEEYKEADKFHKWIQALELLTELGLPEFQKELTNYDLLEHYTLQRIAKEGLIAAEEVEANNVSLKLDHDPSQLNKLNEEQLAAFEEINESLVADKFASFLLFGVTGSGKTEVYIHALKKALEQGKGGLVLVPEIGLTPQIVKRFYTIFGDDIAVLHSRLTNRERYDAWRALQKGEKRIAIGARSAVFAPVQNLGIIIIDEEHDSSYKQVDPAPRYHGRDVAIMRAHINGAVAVMGSATPSMVSLHGAKKDKSKLLTLSERPFEATMPDVEVLDLKQYRSAMKGPIAIPLYEATKEAVGRGEQAIFLYNRRGFSSYIQCESCGDIPKCPNCSVSLTFHKSKKQLRCHYCGYSQHQPRHCRQCGNKSVAPQGSGTQQLEEQVASLFPKAETLRMDFDTTSAKDAHSNILKAFGRKQADILVGTQIVGKGLDFPDVTVVGVIDADTELAFPSFRSSERMYQLLSQVAGRSGRAGKSGKVFFQTWQPDHAAIQAAQKHDFKSFARKELGYRKMLQYPPYSRIVRFAFKGKKEWMVQKVAEAFTESLIKIIGKSESLLGPSPAAIARMQNYYRWETFIKISPDNGATAIERLIDATFEHYDKQKPKGASSVRINVNVDALE comes from the coding sequence TTGCCAACATACGCTGATATCGTTTTTCCTACGGCTGTAAGACAGTCTTTTACCTATAGTTTGCCTGCATCTCTTGATGAAAAGGCACAAGTTGGTAAAAGGGTATGGGTACCCCTGCAAAAGCATAAGGCAATCGGCATGATTGTTAAAATCCATAATGAAAAGCCGGAGTTTAATACTCGGGAGGTTCAGCAGGTACTGGATGAAAGGCCTGTACTATCCCAGGAAATGCTTAGGTTAACACGCTGGATCTATCGTTTCTATTATTGCGGGTGGGGCGAAACTATCCAGGCTGCCCTTCCGTTAGGGCTCAATTTTTATGCTGAGGAGTATTTAAAAGTTACTTGTAGCGATATCCCCAGTTATCTGGATGAGCAACAAAAAGAGATTATAGAAGAAATAACAGCCCAAAACTCTTACCAATTAAAAGAAGCACAAAAACGATGGGGAGATGAAACTATTAAAAAGTTGGTGGGTCAAAAGCTGTTAGAAATACGAGAAGAACCGGTGACGAAGATGAGTCCCAGCACAGATAAATTATGGGACTGGACCGATAAATTCTCGCCTAAAAAGATTGATGAATTTATTGAAGAGTATAAAGAAGCGGATAAATTCCATAAATGGATACAAGCCCTTGAGCTGTTAACTGAGCTTGGCTTACCTGAGTTTCAAAAGGAACTTACTAATTATGATCTGTTGGAGCACTATACCTTGCAACGTATTGCTAAAGAGGGATTAATTGCTGCAGAAGAAGTAGAAGCGAATAATGTTAGTTTAAAGCTGGATCACGATCCAAGTCAGTTAAATAAGCTGAATGAGGAACAACTTGCAGCATTTGAAGAGATAAACGAGTCACTAGTGGCGGATAAGTTTGCCAGCTTTTTGCTCTTTGGGGTGACAGGAAGTGGAAAAACAGAAGTTTATATTCATGCGCTTAAAAAGGCTTTAGAGCAAGGAAAGGGCGGCTTGGTATTGGTTCCCGAAATCGGGCTTACCCCACAGATTGTAAAGCGGTTTTATACTATTTTTGGGGATGATATTGCGGTGCTCCACAGCCGGTTAACCAATCGTGAGCGTTATGATGCTTGGAGAGCTTTGCAAAAAGGAGAAAAGCGCATAGCAATAGGGGCACGTTCTGCAGTTTTTGCCCCGGTGCAGAATTTGGGGATTATTATTATAGATGAGGAACATGACTCTTCTTATAAACAGGTAGATCCTGCCCCGCGTTATCATGGCAGGGATGTAGCAATAATGCGTGCTCATATCAATGGTGCAGTAGCAGTTATGGGGTCAGCAACTCCAAGTATGGTTTCCTTACATGGTGCAAAAAAAGACAAAAGCAAACTCCTAACACTAAGCGAGCGTCCGTTTGAAGCTACAATGCCCGATGTTGAAGTATTAGACTTAAAACAGTATCGGTCGGCAATGAAAGGGCCCATTGCTATTCCGTTATATGAAGCTACCAAAGAAGCAGTAGGACGGGGAGAGCAAGCAATATTTTTGTACAACAGAAGAGGTTTTTCATCATATATCCAGTGTGAAAGTTGTGGTGATATTCCGAAGTGTCCCAACTGTTCGGTGAGTCTCACTTTTCATAAATCCAAGAAACAACTTAGGTGCCACTATTGTGGGTATTCACAGCACCAGCCCCGACACTGTAGACAGTGTGGCAATAAATCGGTAGCCCCACAGGGTAGTGGTACGCAACAGCTCGAAGAGCAGGTAGCCAGCCTGTTCCCTAAAGCAGAAACATTGCGTATGGATTTTGATACTACTTCGGCTAAAGATGCGCATTCGAATATTTTGAAAGCTTTTGGTCGCAAACAGGCAGATATATTAGTTGGAACTCAGATAGTGGGCAAGGGGCTGGACTTCCCGGATGTAACCGTGGTAGGGGTTATTGATGCTGATACCGAATTAGCCTTTCCTTCCTTTCGCTCGAGTGAACGAATGTATCAGTTGTTAAGCCAGGTGGCAGGACGTTCGGGGCGTGCGGGAAAATCCGGAAAGGTATTTTTTCAAACCTGGCAGCCCGATCATGCAGCGATACAAGCTGCACAAAAACATGATTTTAAATCTTTCGCCCGCAAAGAACTGGGTTATCGAAAGATGTTGCAGTACCCGCCTTATTCAAGGATTGTGCGATTTGCTTTTAAAGGGAAAAAAGAGTGGATGGTACAGAAAGTTGCCGAAGCGTTTACAGAAAGTTTAATTAAAATAATAGGGAAATCAGAGTCCCTGCTGGGGCCTTCTCCCGCAGCAATAGCGAGAATGCAAAACTACTACAGGTGGGAAACCTTTATTAAGATTTCACCGGATAATGGAGCTACGGCTATAGAACGACTTATTGATGCAACTTTTGAACACTATGACAAGCAAAAACCCAAAGGGGCAAGTTCAGTGCGAATTAATGTAAATGTTGATGCCTTAGAGTAA
- a CDS encoding SusD/RagB family nutrient-binding outer membrane lipoprotein: MRKLIGTLFLTLWMVGCSDFGDLNNDPNNPAEPRTDLLMTDAQRTIGSYVGAVTGTLYSQYFSEVYYTDSSVYTTINFDFSGWYANTNNNGQTGPLTNLQTIIELNNNEDTANNSNVIAGGGTQNQLAVARILKAYFFHTITDRWGRVPYSEALKGQGNVTPKYDSMKSIYQGLLKELSEAVAQMNGEPGPTGDFIFGGDMGRWEAFANTLRMRIALRMADKNGQDAQQAFEDAYNDGIIQESVMFPYGSNNDNENPWYDRYETRIDYAISKTIADTMKNYEDMRLTVYAADSANSGPLQGDGSHGLDDIEGFPYGLSQSSAAEIGNTSRSLPGNQILQQDAELPILTMAEVHFALAEAKERGWNVPGTAQGHYEAGIEASWKQWGVYENQDFNNYLSKSDIAYDPGQWKQRIGFQKWIALFPLGYEAWAEWRRLDYPALDPAPDAVNDSGEIPVRQAYPTSESELNTENYKAAVKAQGSDGLDTKLWWDVN, encoded by the coding sequence ATGAGAAAATTAATTGGAACACTTTTTTTGACCTTATGGATGGTCGGATGCAGTGATTTCGGGGACTTAAATAATGACCCCAATAATCCTGCAGAACCACGTACTGATTTGCTAATGACGGATGCACAGCGAACGATTGGCAGTTATGTCGGTGCTGTTACGGGAACACTGTATTCACAATATTTTTCTGAAGTTTATTATACAGACTCGTCTGTTTATACAACAATTAACTTTGACTTTAGTGGATGGTATGCAAATACCAACAATAATGGGCAGACTGGTCCATTGACTAATTTGCAAACAATCATAGAACTAAACAATAATGAGGATACAGCAAATAATAGCAATGTAATAGCCGGAGGAGGCACCCAAAATCAATTGGCTGTGGCTCGTATTTTAAAAGCCTATTTCTTTCACACAATTACTGATCGTTGGGGGAGGGTTCCATATTCGGAAGCTCTTAAGGGGCAGGGGAACGTAACTCCGAAATATGATTCCATGAAATCAATTTATCAGGGTTTGTTGAAAGAGCTTTCTGAAGCCGTTGCTCAAATGAATGGAGAGCCTGGCCCTACTGGAGATTTTATTTTTGGTGGAGACATGGGCCGTTGGGAAGCATTTGCCAATACTCTTCGAATGAGAATTGCCCTTAGAATGGCTGATAAAAATGGACAGGATGCCCAACAAGCATTTGAAGATGCATACAATGATGGTATCATCCAGGAAAGTGTTATGTTTCCGTATGGAAGCAACAATGATAATGAAAACCCTTGGTATGATCGTTACGAAACACGAATTGACTATGCTATTTCCAAGACAATTGCTGATACAATGAAGAATTATGAGGATATGCGTTTAACCGTGTATGCTGCAGATTCTGCCAACTCTGGCCCGTTACAAGGAGATGGTTCTCATGGATTGGATGACATTGAAGGCTTCCCTTATGGGCTATCACAAAGTAGCGCCGCTGAAATTGGCAATACCAGTCGTTCTTTGCCCGGTAACCAAATCCTTCAGCAAGATGCAGAGCTGCCAATTCTTACAATGGCCGAAGTTCATTTTGCACTCGCTGAAGCAAAGGAGCGAGGATGGAACGTACCAGGAACAGCTCAAGGTCATTATGAAGCAGGTATTGAAGCTTCTTGGAAGCAATGGGGCGTTTACGAAAATCAAGACTTCAATAACTATTTATCAAAATCAGATATTGCTTATGATCCTGGCCAATGGAAACAACGTATTGGTTTTCAAAAATGGATCGCTTTATTTCCTCTAGGTTATGAGGCTTGGGCTGAGTGGCGGCGATTGGATTATCCAGCATTAGATCCTGCACCTGATGCAGTTAATGATAGTGGCGAAATCCCCGTACGCCAAGCATATCCAACATCTGAATCTGAGCTTAACACCGAAAATTATAAAGCGGCAGTTAAAGCACAGGGATCAGATGGTTTAGATACAAAGCTCTGGTGGGATGTAAACTAA